In the genome of Bombyx mori chromosome 13, ASM3026992v2, the window CACTGTATGAGCTACTATATGAGCGCACTGCAAATATAATATGGGATGCAATGCCCCAGGTAAGATGGTGTGCTTagttttgtggacgagctcacagcccacctggtgttaagtggttactggagcccatagacatttacaacgtaaatgcgctacccaccttgaagtcgaaatgcattactgtttcacgacagtaataggcagggtggtggtacctacccatgcgaactcacatgaggtcctaccaccagtacaaaaggGTTACGAAGGGTGCCTAATAAGTCATGGATGAGGACCGCTGAAGACCAGGTTTTGTGGTGTAAATTAGGAGCGGACtacgtccagcagtggacaactATGAGCTgatgataatttaatttaaggatAGTATGATAAGATCAGTTGCGAAATTTGctgtaaaatgtttatttatactaGCACTTGTTAATTTTCAGGTGATTCCACTGGCAATAATGTATACTTTGATGATAGCCACAAATAATTTGTGTTTGAAGCATGTAGGAGTACCGTTCTATTATGTAGGAAGATCTCTGACCACAGTCTTCAATGTTGTATTTAGCTGGATATTATTAAGACAGGCAACATCGTCCAGATGTATTTTGTGCTGCGCCTTCATTATATTCGGATTCTATCTTGGAGTTGATCAAGAAAACTTATTAggtaatattacaaataaattaacattgctTAAAGAAAGTCAAGTCACCACTCGTGgaattaaaaccactttaaagatttaatcacgccttttttgttgttattatattatatactacgttaaatattataataaattattttacggaaacaattacaaaataaagtaGATAAAATGATCGTAAAAAGTAACTCTTCAAATTTTCAACTTTCCAGGGTCATTTTCCCTTATAGGAACAATCTATGGAGTGGTTGGTTCCCTCATGCTATCCTTGTACTCTATATTCACAAAGAAGGTTTTACCATATGTTAACCAAGAAGTATTGTTATTGTCGTACTACAATAATGCATACTCCATAATACTTTTCATACCGCTAATGTTAATCAACGGAGAAATGACAGTTTTGATGAACTACACTAATTTCCAAAGCACCTACTTCTGGTTTCAAATGGTAATAGGTGGTCTATGCGGTTTTGCAATAGGATACTGTACTTCTCTACAGATAAAGGTAAGTACTGAATTGTAATTAATATGAAGGGCAGAAGTAAGGAGCGccatctcagtgtattaaaaagtgtccgttgAAAGAGAGCCAATCAAGGTGGCGCCATAGTAGCAAGAGAAAAGATTTTTAAAACAGCGCTATAAACTATAAGAGTAGGATACTAAATTAAGCAGGAAAGAAACACTTTCTACATAAATAGTATTAGAAATAAATAgttgatatttataatattacatatttttaaactacTCAAGTCACTAAAAATACTCATTATTTCAACCCAGCGCGCTTAATTGTGTTtgaaactgctatattcatatcatttccattTCCTACACTAGTGCTATTTTGGTAAGACTTGCAGCAATAAACTTGCTGTTTAAaggtggacactttttcaactaaTCCCCTATAAAAGATGATGCTCATTACTTAAACGCTCCATCATCATTCTCCAGCCCGtctcccagtcatctggggtcggtgctacatgttttctccttccatactgcTCTGTCATATACCATTGTGGCTTGTACAAAACATctgatcgttgtttatgactggcactgtgtaaacgtaaacaccccactctcatagcgcggtttttttgaaagtattaaagttaattaaattttataaaaaaattgaaaaatgagtattattactataactatcacaaaagcaaactttataccaaaaaaaggtattttattttcgtttttgtgaataattaaccggaaaaacctagtataaacgttaggacaaagaacgattttttttttgtagagctGTGTTAAATGTGTAGACGTAAATACTCATatttgcaatatttttattctgtgccttttattttaactaaatcTAACATTTACCTCTCTTTAATTACATACTACAGACATACTTAGGGTATTTTACAACACCGATAAATAAATAGCTTCATTAGCGATGGGGTTGGTATCATCATCTTAAAGGTATCCACGAATAAACAACTTTTGGATAACTTTCTATCTTGTCGGCCGAAGATAGTCTGTTTGCAATTATAATGCGCTTCGTACGATTAGATATTCGGAGATTAGATTAGATATTCAAATGATATATAACATTCGTGATATTGAATTAAACAGTGGTATTATCTTAGGCGTTCGGGGGTCgtagataataataacaatttttacggtttaatattgCGTGTATATATTcctttattatttccgatgtttttttttttttttttcttatcaacAACTAATTTTGTATGTCGGTATGGTATGCTTGGTATTTCgtcaatatttgaatatttttctaaacACCGTCCAgttatataaagaaaatatttattaacattttacgTTTATTTACACATGGAAAGAACTAATAGTGATCCGGGCATGACAGGATTTTCATCTTCACGAAAATAGGATCCCAGTTGTTGTACATATAAGCTCCAACGATTTATCTTGTATACATTATTAATACACGATTCTCTCCCCAGAAGTTCTTTGATGAATGTGTGAATATGGtttacacacacgcacacgcacacacatctACATTTGTGTATATCGACAGAAGAAAGCGAAATTGCCGTAACTTAAAAAACACTACTTTAAGagccttatctatctatatatgaattgctgttcgttagtttcgttaaaacacgagaacggctggaccgatttagctaattttagtcttgaattatttgtggcagTCCAGgaaaggcttaaaaggtagataaatatgaaaatgctcggaaataaataaaaataacaattttgtttttcctttgatgtgtcccccgtcggacggattccttttgtttgttttaagtttgttttatacaaaagcttaggacttttatttatcggttgaggaactacgaagtctgccgggtcagctagtatataatataataatatggtacaAAGAGATTTAGCCCAAAATGCAAGTTACGACATTTCCGCTTTTTTTTTCCCCATCGATATGTATAATATCTATAACATAATATATGATAAGTATCACGAATCAGGTTTTAATTTTCTGTTGTCTCATTGTTAGGTAACATCACCTCTGACACACAATATATCTGGCACAGCAAAGGCTTGTGCGCAAACGGTGATCGCGACGCAGTGGTACAACGAAAGTAAAAATGCGCTTTGGTGGACGTCCAATTTAATAGTACTAGCCAGTTCAGCTTTATACGCAAGATTCAAGCAGTTGGAGATGGAAGTTAAATCAAAGACGCCAGTGCCTGAAGAAAAACAGAGCTtagtataaatttatttaggtatatcctttttttttgtgtcctaATACATTCCGTTATTAGTTAAATGTtgagaaattttatttacaaattatatttacacCGTCAATGTGTCGTCCTACGCGTGACAAATTGAGTCTGACACTATCGTCCGACAACGACTAAGAATtatcaatttttcaaaattttatttagttaatatgtatatgttattCTTAAACACTATACAACCAAGAAGTCTCCCTGAAAAATAAGTTAGAAATAGTGTAGAGGAATGAgacgtttttttaaaaaatccgTCTCAATATCTACCTAGATGTGTACACTTACTTACACTTAGTCTTGTGCTATGAAGCCTTATAGGAATAGATAGATAGGCTTatagaaatatatatgtatatatataaataatatatagaaaGTAAGTGGGTAGGGTAGGTTCTTATTTGCtcctatattttttataccagttttgttttttttatctgacTGACGCGATGTCGCAATAGGTCGTAATCCAATAGCATccgaaatatatacatactgaAAATATGTCTGATTTTTGTCAGATAGCTAAATATTAGTGTAGCTGTCTCAATGTCAGATTGTTTCTTTCAGACGAGAGAATATTTAGTGTATTATGTATATTGTCTATAATATTAAGCATATTATCTATACACGAGAGCATAATGTGTCTATAGCAGTGATtctgaaccttttttttgttgcggcacatatttaacgatttcaaaatttggcggcacacaaagaaaaagataaaagttatttacttactaccgaATCACATACATTTGCCGATTTTAACGAAAGAAAATGTGCAGTAACTACTATGCAACACCTTGTGAATCCCAACTATCACTAAAACAACACGTTTTGTACGCAGAAATGGCAAGTGTGCGCCGAATTGAGACATATTCCTATTGCTATGCACGCCGCTTCTTCATAATTTGGCACTAAGAAAAACCGCGTTgcaaagca includes:
- the LOC101745911 gene encoding GDP-fucose transporter 1, translating into MKSQQSELCSLYTKIFVVVSCYWVVSIVTVFVNKTLFSSQTVALEAPLFITWFQCIISFSICFTLSQNGGVPGIFSFPKGTPWSMDVMKKVIPLAIMYTLMIATNNLCLKHVGVPFYYVGRSLTTVFNVVFSWILLRQATSSRCILCCAFIIFGFYLGVDQENLLGSFSLIGTIYGVVGSLMLSLYSIFTKKVLPYVNQEVLLLSYYNNAYSIILFIPLMLINGEMTVLMNYTNFQSTYFWFQMVIGGLCGFAIGYCTSLQIKVTSPLTHNISGTAKACAQTVIATQWYNESKNALWWTSNLIVLASSALYARFKQLEMEVKSKTPVPEEKQSLV